Proteins from a genomic interval of Methanobacteriaceae archaeon:
- a CDS encoding response regulator — protein sequence MTENVLIVEDDGIFAIELQKKIKSWGYEVPKIALSGKEALKRVEYKNTDLVIMDISLKGELDGISAAKAIEDQFKIPIVFYSSHNDDELLNKIKTFKNGDFVSKTCRDEDLKSSIENLLKKGGTMEKTAENFQNISEYNIDIKEGLGDYYKAHEIIEKEFKKLEDSFSKVYGESVSQEREIERLKKAEEKYMNIISEKDNKLAELGKVQRSLEEKINQHKKRHQKLLKETEDLKKHMNSMVSILNGE from the coding sequence ATGACAGAAAACGTTTTGATAGTGGAAGATGATGGTATTTTTGCTATAGAACTACAGAAAAAAATTAAATCTTGGGGATATGAAGTTCCTAAGATTGCTTTATCGGGAAAAGAAGCTTTGAAAAGAGTCGAATATAAAAATACTGATTTAGTAATTATGGACATATCTCTTAAAGGGGAATTAGATGGCATTAGTGCTGCAAAAGCCATTGAAGATCAATTTAAAATTCCTATTGTTTTTTATAGTTCACATAACGATGATGAACTTTTAAATAAAATTAAAACTTTTAAAAATGGTGATTTTGTTAGCAAAACCTGCAGAGATGAGGATTTAAAGTCGAGCATTGAAAATCTTCTTAAAAAAGGTGGCACCATGGAAAAAACAGCCGAAAATTTTCAGAATATTTCAGAATATAATATAGATATCAAAGAAGGATTGGGAGATTATTATAAAGCCCACGAAATAATTGAAAAAGAATTCAAAAAACTGGAAGATAGTTTTTCAAAAGTTTATGGTGAGTCCGTATCTCAAGAAAGAGAAATTGAACGCCTTAAAAAAGCTGAAGAGAAGTATATGAATATCATATCTGAAAAAGACAACAAACTGGCAGAACTGGGAAAAGTTCAAAGATCTCTAGAAGAAAAAATAAATCAGCACAAAAAAAGACATCAAAAGCTGTTAAAAGAAACTGAAGACCTTAAAAAACATATGAACTCTATGGTGTCCATTTTAAATGGAGAATAG
- a CDS encoding response regulator, with product MHLLPNFFHLYLDALEKVVELKPDLILMDIGLAGDMDGIETTQRIHEIIDVPVIYLSMYADVNTIKKSRSTSAFRYMNKPFNEEELKFTIEMAIESHKNAKLLKDAKKYKSVLENIPAIVYRIYVDESGYSEITLFNDRIEYITGFSLDELNNNEILFLMPLIIRKNKKDMSEHIKRLINSKKGFSLNYEIETKKGDIKSIHEKCEPVFGLEGKLKYFDGIITEILLE from the coding sequence ATACATTTATTACCAAATTTTTTTCATTTATACCTAGATGCTTTAGAAAAAGTAGTTGAATTAAAGCCGGATTTAATATTAATGGATATTGGATTAGCGGGAGATATGGATGGAATTGAGACAACTCAAAGAATCCATGAGATAATTGATGTTCCAGTAATCTATTTGTCTATGTATGCTGATGTGAATACTATCAAGAAATCGAGGTCTACTAGTGCATTCAGATATATGAATAAGCCTTTTAATGAGGAAGAACTTAAATTTACGATTGAAATGGCAATTGAATCTCATAAAAATGCCAAATTACTAAAAGATGCAAAAAAATATAAAAGTGTCTTAGAAAATATTCCCGCAATTGTTTATCGTATATATGTCGATGAAAGTGGATACTCAGAAATAACTCTATTCAATGATCGAATTGAGTATATCACGGGTTTTTCATTAGACGAGCTAAATAATAATGAAATATTATTTTTAATGCCCTTAATTATCAGAAAAAATAAAAAGGATATGTCTGAACATATTAAACGACTAATAAACTCTAAAAAAGGGTTTTCATTGAATTATGAAATTGAAACTAAAAAAGGAGATATTAAATCAATTCATGAAAAATGTGAACCTGTATTTGGCCTGGAAGGAAAGTTGAAATACTTTGATGGTATTATTACCGAAATTTTATTAGAATAA
- the map gene encoding type II methionyl aminopeptidase, translating to MIESYEKAGKIVSQVREDALKIIKDGLPIIDLVNFVESQIIQKGGFPAFPCNVSINELTAHYTSPPGDETLIKSGDLVKLDLGAHINGYIADSASSILVDGYQDLKEDQYSENLAQKNLKMIDASREALNNAISTIRAGVELEKIGKVVENTIQDYGFKPVANLTGHSMEQWILHSGLSIPNIGEKNGHKIEEGDVLAVEPFATDGVGYVTDMHPTYIFRFLRDRPMRMLHAKKVMGTIKSEYKILPFTERWLLDSFDEKRLTSSMRVLIKSRAIYPYHVLREKSGAWVSQAEHTVIVESDGCKIITE from the coding sequence ATGATAGAATCCTATGAAAAAGCAGGAAAAATTGTTTCTCAAGTTAGAGAAGATGCATTGAAAATAATTAAGGATGGACTACCAATAATAGACCTTGTAAATTTTGTAGAAAGTCAGATTATTCAAAAAGGAGGATTTCCTGCTTTTCCATGCAACGTGTCAATTAATGAATTAACTGCACATTACACCTCCCCTCCCGGAGATGAAACTCTTATTAAATCTGGTGATCTAGTTAAACTAGATCTTGGAGCTCATATAAATGGTTATATCGCCGATAGTGCATCATCCATCCTAGTCGACGGATATCAAGATCTTAAAGAAGACCAATACAGTGAGAATCTAGCTCAAAAAAATCTTAAAATGATTGATGCCTCGAGAGAAGCCTTAAACAATGCTATAAGTACCATAAGAGCCGGTGTAGAACTTGAAAAAATCGGCAAAGTGGTGGAAAATACCATACAAGATTATGGTTTCAAACCTGTGGCCAATCTAACTGGACACAGTATGGAACAATGGATTCTCCACTCAGGGCTTTCTATTCCCAATATTGGAGAAAAAAATGGCCATAAAATAGAAGAAGGAGATGTTTTAGCGGTGGAACCTTTTGCCACTGATGGGGTGGGGTATGTAACAGACATGCACCCCACATATATTTTCCGCTTCTTACGCGACAGGCCCATGAGAATGTTGCACGCCAAAAAAGTCATGGGAACTATAAAATCAGAATATAAAATACTTCCATTCACTGAACGATGGCTTTTAGATTCATTTGATGAAAAAAGACTTACTTCATCCATGAGAGTGTTAATTAAATCCAGGGCAATCTATCCCTACCATGTACTTAGAGAAAAAAGTGGGGCCTGGGTTTCTCAAGCAGAACACACTGTTATTGTTGAATCAGATGGATGTAAAATCATTACCGAATAA
- the frhB gene encoding coenzyme F420 hydrogenase subunit beta gives MVLGTYKEIVSARATDKQIQKVSQDGGIVTGLLAFALEEKIIEGAVVAGPTDEFWKPEPMVAMSADEIIAAAGTKYTFSPNVMMLKKAVRQYGIEKLGTVAIPCQTMGIRKMQSYPFGVRFLADKIKLLIGIYCMENFPYASLETFISEKMGVSMELVEKMDIGKGKFWVYTQDEVLSIPLKETHGYEQSGCNVCLDYVAELGDVSTGSVGSPDGWSTVITRTDGGDSIFKQAVEAGAFETKDIANVKPGIDLLQKLAAQKKEKNQKTIDKRKEMGLPVPF, from the coding sequence ATGGTTTTAGGTACTTACAAAGAAATAGTCTCTGCAAGAGCAACCGATAAACAAATCCAAAAAGTCTCTCAAGACGGTGGAATTGTCACCGGTTTATTAGCCTTTGCACTAGAAGAAAAAATCATTGAAGGAGCCGTAGTTGCTGGACCTACTGATGAATTCTGGAAACCAGAACCAATGGTAGCCATGTCTGCTGATGAGATCATCGCAGCTGCCGGTACCAAGTACACTTTCTCCCCTAACGTAATGATGTTAAAGAAAGCTGTACGGCAATACGGTATTGAAAAATTAGGAACTGTTGCTATTCCATGTCAAACCATGGGTATCAGAAAAATGCAGTCCTACCCATTCGGTGTACGATTCTTAGCTGATAAGATCAAGCTATTGATTGGTATTTACTGTATGGAAAACTTCCCATATGCTTCTCTAGAAACTTTCATCTCAGAGAAAATGGGAGTCAGTATGGAATTAGTAGAAAAAATGGACATTGGTAAAGGTAAATTCTGGGTATACACTCAGGACGAAGTCTTAAGCATACCACTTAAAGAAACCCACGGATATGAACAAAGCGGATGTAACGTCTGTCTGGATTACGTGGCTGAATTAGGTGATGTGTCCACTGGATCTGTTGGTTCACCTGATGGATGGTCCACGGTTATTACCCGAACCGATGGTGGAGATTCTATCTTCAAACAAGCAGTTGAAGCGGGAGCATTCGAGACCAAAGACATTGCTAATGTTAAACCTGGAATCGACCTTCTACAAAAATTAGCTGCTCAGAAGAAAGAGAAAAACCAGAAAACCATCGACAAGAGAAAAGAAATGGGACTACCAGTACCATTCTAA
- the frhG gene encoding coenzyme F420 hydrogenase subunit gamma, which translates to MSLISRIKDLLGIGAKPANEEAKPAKSGKVGASEQEVEKVAEENAKPRIGYIHLSGCTGDVMSLSENYDILAELLTNMVDIVYGQTLADVWEMPEMDLALVEGSVCLQDEHSLHELMETREKAAMVCAFGSCSATGCFTRYSRGGQQARPDHESFVPIADLIKVDCAIPGCPPSPEIIAKTVVALINGDMDYLQPMIDLAGMTEGCGCDLQKYVVNQALCIGCGTCAMACQTRAVSMTNGRPEVNGDRCVKCGICYVQCPRSWFPEEQIKKDLGL; encoded by the coding sequence ATGAGCTTGATTTCCAGAATAAAGGATTTATTAGGAATAGGGGCTAAACCAGCTAATGAGGAGGCTAAACCAGCAAAATCAGGAAAAGTTGGAGCTTCAGAACAGGAGGTTGAAAAAGTGGCCGAAGAAAATGCAAAACCAAGAATTGGTTACATTCACTTGAGTGGATGTACCGGAGATGTTATGTCGTTAAGTGAGAACTACGACATTCTCGCCGAATTACTCACCAATATGGTGGATATTGTTTATGGACAAACCCTGGCAGATGTATGGGAAATGCCAGAAATGGATCTAGCACTCGTAGAAGGGTCTGTCTGTCTGCAGGATGAACATAGCCTGCATGAATTAATGGAAACAAGGGAAAAAGCAGCTATGGTATGTGCTTTTGGATCATGTTCTGCTACAGGATGTTTCACTAGATACTCTCGGGGTGGACAACAAGCAAGACCAGATCACGAATCATTTGTGCCTATTGCTGATTTGATTAAAGTGGACTGTGCAATACCAGGATGTCCACCTTCCCCAGAAATTATCGCTAAAACAGTAGTAGCTTTAATTAATGGAGACATGGACTATTTACAGCCTATGATAGATTTAGCAGGAATGACCGAAGGATGCGGATGCGATCTTCAAAAATACGTGGTCAATCAGGCTTTATGTATCGGATGCGGTACCTGTGCCATGGCCTGCCAAACCAGAGCTGTTAGCATGACTAATGGGCGACCAGAAGTTAATGGTGACCGATGTGTAAAATGTGGAATCTGTTATGTACAGTGCCCACGAAGTTGGTTCCCAGAAGAACAAATCAAAAAGGACTTAGGACTATAG
- the frhD gene encoding coenzyme F420-reducing hydrogenase, FrhD protein, giving the protein MPYDAEILVVGCGNVLFKDDGFGPAVIEALEEYFKEHKDEKPENVMFIDAGTGGPHFVFSLPQDSWKKMIVVDIVEFKAEPGTLRKFEVDEIPKGSYENMHSWPVNQPLHELSETVDVMVIGCKPEEISAPDVVMGLSPAIEKAIPEAIKMILKEIGV; this is encoded by the coding sequence ATGCCATACGATGCAGAGATATTAGTAGTAGGGTGCGGAAACGTTTTGTTTAAAGACGACGGTTTCGGCCCAGCAGTGATCGAAGCCTTAGAAGAATATTTTAAGGAACACAAAGACGAAAAGCCAGAAAATGTTATGTTTATTGATGCTGGAACTGGAGGTCCTCACTTTGTATTTTCACTTCCCCAAGATTCCTGGAAAAAGATGATCGTGGTGGATATTGTAGAATTTAAGGCAGAACCAGGCACGCTAAGAAAATTCGAAGTGGATGAAATTCCAAAAGGATCTTATGAAAACATGCATTCATGGCCCGTTAATCAACCATTACATGAACTCAGTGAAACCGTAGATGTCATGGTTATAGGATGCAAACCCGAAGAAATCTCTGCCCCTGATGTGGTTATGGGACTCAGTCCCGCTATTGAAAAAGCTATTCCTGAAGCCATTAAAATGATTTTAAAGGAGATAGGGGTTTAG
- the frhA gene encoding coenzyme F420 hydrogenase subunit alpha, with protein MSERIVISPTSRQEGHAELVMEVDDEGIVTKGRYFSITPVRGLEKIVTGKAPETAPVIVQRICGVCPIPHTLASVEAIDDSLDIEVPKAGQQLRELTLMAHDINSHAIHHFLIAADFVPENLMAAAINSVSEIRKNCQYVVDMVAGEGIHPSDVRIGGMADNISELARKRLYSRLKQLKPKLDEHVDLIIGLVEDKGLPEGLGVHDQKTMATDVLYGNRDNFDLDRFTEIMPESWYDDAEIGHRACSTIPLYDGRNIEVGPRARMAEFQGFKGSGVVAQHVARALEMKSALSRAIDILDDLDTSAPAQADFDITGTNKLGIGAIEGPRGMDVHMAQIANGKTQFYSALVPTTWNIPTMGPATEGFHHEFGPHVIRAYDPCLSCATHVIVVDDEDSSVIKNEIVRI; from the coding sequence TTGAGCGAAAGGATTGTTATATCGCCGACATCACGACAAGAAGGACACGCAGAACTTGTCATGGAAGTCGATGATGAAGGAATCGTGACCAAAGGACGATACTTCAGTATTACTCCTGTTAGAGGTCTTGAGAAAATAGTTACAGGCAAAGCTCCAGAAACCGCTCCAGTTATTGTACAGCGGATTTGTGGTGTTTGCCCTATACCTCACACTCTAGCTTCAGTTGAGGCCATTGATGACTCACTGGACATAGAGGTACCTAAAGCAGGACAACAACTACGAGAGTTAACCCTTATGGCCCACGATATAAACAGCCATGCTATCCACCATTTCCTGATAGCTGCTGATTTCGTACCAGAAAATCTTATGGCTGCTGCCATAAACTCTGTTTCCGAAATCAGGAAAAACTGTCAGTATGTAGTGGACATGGTAGCTGGTGAAGGTATTCACCCATCCGATGTGCGGATTGGAGGAATGGCCGATAATATCAGTGAATTAGCCAGAAAGAGGCTATACTCAAGGTTAAAACAATTAAAACCAAAACTCGACGAACACGTTGATTTAATTATTGGTTTAGTAGAAGATAAAGGACTACCCGAAGGTTTAGGTGTACATGATCAAAAAACCATGGCTACTGATGTACTTTACGGTAATCGTGACAACTTCGATCTGGATAGGTTCACTGAAATAATGCCTGAAAGCTGGTATGATGATGCGGAAATAGGTCACAGAGCTTGCTCCACTATCCCATTATATGATGGTAGAAATATTGAAGTAGGTCCAAGAGCTAGGATGGCTGAATTCCAAGGATTCAAAGGAAGTGGTGTGGTAGCACAACACGTAGCAAGGGCCTTAGAAATGAAATCTGCTTTATCTAGAGCAATAGATATTTTAGATGATTTGGATACTTCTGCTCCTGCTCAGGCTGATTTCGACATTACAGGTACTAACAAATTAGGTATAGGTGCCATTGAAGGACCTAGAGGAATGGACGTACACATGGCACAAATTGCCAATGGTAAAACTCAGTTCTACAGTGCTTTAGTCCCTACAACCTGGAACATACCAACTATGGGCCCTGCAACTGAAGGATTCCACCACGAGTTCGGACCTCATGTTATCCGTGCATACGACCCATGTTTGTCCTGTGCTACTCACGTAATTGTGGTAGACGACGAGGACAGCAGCGTCATTAAAAATGAAATCGTCAGAATTTAA
- a CDS encoding peptidase propeptide domain-containing protein → MINSKILVSVVIVLMIGVAAAGYQISQTPQLWQLTTPQSSDSSSQGDSQSSSSPSDVVQGQSSGSGSSVSSQGSSNGGSSVKVSVAKAKIIAAKTNDQGYTYLGTPVLKGSSYIVPVISDGNDPKFKFKKGQQIGGIIIDANTGEVTGIEGGVQA, encoded by the coding sequence ATGATAAACTCAAAAATATTAGTATCAGTGGTTATAGTGCTTATGATAGGTGTAGCCGCAGCCGGTTATCAAATAAGTCAGACCCCACAATTATGGCAATTAACTACTCCACAAAGTAGTGATAGTTCAAGTCAAGGTGACTCTCAATCTTCTTCCAGTCCTTCTGATGTAGTTCAGGGCCAAAGTAGTGGATCCGGTTCTTCAGTAAGTTCTCAGGGAAGTAGTAACGGAGGTTCAAGTGTGAAAGTTTCAGTCGCTAAGGCGAAAATTATAGCAGCAAAAACAAATGATCAAGGCTATACATACCTCGGAACTCCTGTTCTCAAAGGCAGCTCATACATTGTACCAGTTATTTCAGATGGAAATGATCCTAAATTTAAATTTAAAAAAGGTCAGCAAATAGGTGGAATAATAATTGATGCAAATACTGGGGAAGTCACAGGAATAGAAGGGGGCGTACAAGCATGA
- a CDS encoding proteasome assembly chaperone family protein, which translates to MITKTECCKIKSEDIEDAVVLEGSPGGGLIGNIIGWLLVEDLKMKEIGYIESKYFPPLAVLYKGVALHPFRIYEAEGLVLFLSDFIVPPNVVYDMTSSIVDWMDRNNSKELITFNSMVVREKSRPTTAAGNSEDSSKRLEDMGLPILPFGNINGLSGTLLTQCASKNIPASCLFAEILNPYPDPRAAAGVVDTLNTMLDISIDPDPLLQEAQEIESRLKKLAETVQNEPESPIYM; encoded by the coding sequence ATGATAACTAAAACTGAGTGCTGTAAAATTAAATCAGAAGATATTGAAGATGCCGTTGTACTTGAAGGATCTCCAGGTGGAGGTTTAATTGGGAATATAATTGGTTGGCTTTTAGTAGAAGACCTCAAAATGAAGGAAATAGGATATATTGAATCCAAATATTTTCCACCACTAGCTGTTCTCTACAAAGGAGTTGCTTTACACCCTTTTAGGATTTATGAAGCTGAAGGATTAGTTTTATTCCTATCCGATTTTATTGTGCCACCTAATGTTGTATACGACATGACTAGTTCCATTGTGGACTGGATGGATAGAAACAATAGTAAAGAACTGATAACATTTAACAGCATGGTTGTTAGGGAAAAAAGTCGACCCACAACCGCTGCAGGGAATAGTGAAGATTCCAGCAAACGATTAGAAGATATGGGCCTTCCAATATTACCCTTTGGAAATATAAATGGTCTATCTGGAACTTTATTAACTCAGTGTGCTTCAAAAAACATACCTGCATCCTGTCTCTTTGCAGAAATATTAAATCCCTATCCTGACCCCCGCGCTGCTGCTGGAGTGGTAGATACATTAAATACTATGTTAGATATCAGCATAGATCCTGATCCATTATTACAAGAAGCTCAGGAAATAGAATCACGACTTAAAAAGCTAGCTGAAACAGTTCAGAACGAACCAGAATCTCCAATATATATGTAA
- a CDS encoding TIGR00375 family protein, with amino-acid sequence MIINADLHIHSCFSRATSNNMVIDAIAPQAKLKGLQLVGTGDALHPGWLKIIEDSTAPAGDGIYSKEDCDFILTAEVEDNKRVHHLMILPSIETAHAVRKEMVSVDKEKEGRPRVRMNGAQIMDIVHAHDGLIGPAHAFTPWTSMYKAYDSYMDCYGKKPDFLEIGLSADTDMADTIKELEDIPFLTNSDAHSPWPHRLGREFNEIEVEDISFTGLKNALKKKRMKANYGFDPRLGKYHLTACTRCYEIFSPKEAQEANRKCSCGGTIKKGVDYRISEIATWKRPHHPYHRPPYIHIMPLAEIISLAFSKGVTTKFVQGIWENLVNNLGSEIDVMIRVPLEDINEISPEMAPVIQAFRDKTLVIVPGGGGKYGEIKFPENNLDNYL; translated from the coding sequence ATGATAATTAATGCGGACTTGCATATTCATAGTTGTTTTTCCAGGGCCACATCAAATAACATGGTTATTGATGCCATAGCTCCTCAGGCCAAACTTAAAGGCCTTCAGTTGGTGGGAACAGGAGATGCACTTCATCCAGGATGGTTAAAAATTATAGAAGACAGCACCGCCCCTGCTGGAGACGGAATTTATTCTAAAGAGGACTGTGATTTCATTTTAACTGCTGAAGTGGAAGATAACAAAAGAGTTCACCATTTAATGATTTTACCATCTATAGAAACTGCTCATGCTGTCAGAAAAGAGATGGTTTCTGTTGATAAGGAAAAAGAAGGACGTCCCAGAGTCCGCATGAATGGAGCCCAAATAATGGATATTGTGCACGCTCATGATGGGCTTATTGGCCCAGCACACGCATTTACTCCTTGGACCAGTATGTACAAGGCCTATGATAGTTATATGGATTGTTATGGAAAAAAACCAGACTTTTTGGAGATAGGTCTTTCTGCAGATACAGATATGGCTGACACCATTAAAGAACTGGAAGATATACCATTTTTAACTAATTCTGATGCACATTCGCCATGGCCGCATCGTTTAGGTCGTGAATTCAATGAAATAGAGGTAGAAGATATCTCATTCACTGGATTAAAGAATGCACTAAAAAAGAAAAGAATGAAGGCCAATTATGGGTTTGACCCAAGATTAGGAAAATATCACCTTACTGCTTGTACCAGATGTTATGAAATATTTTCTCCAAAAGAAGCTCAAGAGGCTAATAGGAAGTGTTCTTGTGGTGGAACCATTAAAAAAGGTGTTGATTATCGAATATCCGAAATAGCTACTTGGAAAAGACCGCATCATCCTTATCATAGGCCGCCTTATATTCATATAATGCCTTTGGCTGAAATAATTTCTCTAGCATTTTCTAAAGGAGTTACCACAAAATTTGTTCAGGGAATATGGGAGAATCTGGTTAATAACTTGGGAAGCGAAATAGATGTTATGATTCGCGTTCCCTTAGAAGATATAAACGAAATTTCACCAGAAATGGCTCCGGTTATTCAGGCTTTTAGAGATAAGACTCTGGTAATTGTTCCCGGAGGGGGCGGAAAATATGGTGAGATTAAATTTCCAGAAAATAATTTAGATAACTATCTTTAA
- a CDS encoding proteasome assembly chaperone family protein: protein MKETIINILEEVELNQPIFIEALPGIGHVGKLAADHIIEELGAVKMAEIHSPSFPPQVLVDENGIIHAMKNELYYLKSAGEDERDYLLLVGNTQGLSPEGQYEVCGLILDLVEKHGAKEIYTLGGLATGQPVETCAVFGAATNNDLAKKLEDHEVTLRSADGGIIGASGLLLGMGTLRGMEGVCLMGETPGYFIDAEAAKALLTVLMSLLNLEVDTESLEERAIETRKMISKAQQMEQEMVERTAMPPGEEDLRYIG, encoded by the coding sequence ATGAAGGAAACTATTATAAATATTTTAGAAGAAGTAGAGTTAAATCAACCTATTTTCATAGAAGCTCTTCCAGGTATTGGTCATGTTGGAAAACTCGCCGCAGATCACATAATTGAAGAACTGGGTGCAGTAAAAATGGCTGAAATTCATTCACCATCATTTCCTCCACAAGTACTGGTAGATGAGAATGGAATTATACATGCCATGAAAAATGAACTCTACTATCTAAAATCTGCTGGAGAAGATGAAAGAGATTACCTACTTTTGGTGGGGAATACACAGGGCTTATCTCCTGAAGGTCAATATGAAGTTTGCGGACTCATATTAGATTTAGTGGAAAAACACGGTGCTAAAGAGATATATACTCTTGGCGGACTAGCCACAGGCCAACCTGTAGAAACATGCGCTGTTTTTGGTGCTGCAACTAACAACGATCTAGCTAAAAAACTGGAAGATCATGAAGTTACTCTCAGGTCTGCAGACGGCGGTATTATTGGAGCATCTGGCCTTTTATTGGGCATGGGAACTCTCCGAGGAATGGAGGGTGTCTGTTTAATGGGTGAAACTCCAGGATATTTCATTGATGCTGAAGCAGCCAAAGCATTACTCACTGTTTTAATGTCTCTTTTAAATTTAGAAGTAGATACTGAAAGTTTAGAAGAACGTGCTATTGAGACTCGTAAAATGATTTCTAAGGCCCAGCAGATGGAACAGGAAATGGTTGAGCGTACAGCAATGCCTCCTGGTGAGGAAGATCTGAGATACATAGGATAA
- a CDS encoding RNA-protein complex protein Nop10 has product MKMKMKRCKSCGEYTLKDSCPYCVGEVGVIFPAKYSPEDKYGKYRRILKEQMQYRVNETS; this is encoded by the coding sequence ATGAAAATGAAAATGAAAAGGTGTAAATCCTGTGGGGAATATACTCTTAAGGATAGCTGCCCATATTGTGTTGGTGAAGTAGGAGTCATTTTTCCTGCTAAATATTCTCCTGAAGACAAGTATGGAAAGTATCGTAGGATTCTAAAAGAACAGATGCAGTATAGGGTTAATGAAACTAGTTAA
- a CDS encoding translation initiation factor IF-2 subunit alpha: MVRRKNQWPDEGELVVGTVHKVLNYGAFASLEEYQGKEAFIHISEVSSGWVKNIRDYVRENQKIVARVLRVNPKKGHVDVSMKRIREDQRTKKIQSWKIEQKAEKFLELAGKTMDKDLDTAYNEVGYLMMDRFGDIYGAFEASAEEGESALMDEGVSEEWAQAITKIAKKNITPPEVQITGYVDIKSYASNGVEIIKKALESAEGDNIVIQCVGAPRYRLIVKAPDYIQAEKNLKDAADRCIDLVEASEGEGTFHRELE, translated from the coding sequence ATGGTAAGAAGAAAAAATCAATGGCCTGATGAGGGCGAACTAGTAGTAGGAACTGTACATAAGGTTTTAAACTACGGTGCCTTTGCCAGCCTGGAAGAGTACCAGGGTAAAGAGGCGTTTATTCATATTTCTGAGGTTTCCTCTGGTTGGGTAAAAAATATCCGGGATTATGTAAGAGAAAACCAGAAAATTGTTGCTCGTGTACTAAGAGTTAACCCTAAGAAAGGCCACGTGGATGTATCCATGAAGCGTATTAGGGAAGACCAGAGAACCAAAAAAATCCAGTCCTGGAAAATCGAACAAAAAGCGGAGAAGTTCCTGGAACTGGCTGGTAAAACCATGGATAAAGATCTGGACACTGCTTATAATGAAGTGGGATACCTAATGATGGATCGTTTTGGAGATATTTATGGTGCATTTGAAGCTTCTGCTGAGGAAGGCGAATCTGCCCTTATGGATGAGGGAGTTAGTGAAGAATGGGCCCAAGCCATAACTAAAATTGCCAAGAAAAACATTACTCCTCCTGAAGTCCAGATTACGGGGTACGTTGACATTAAATCATACGCTTCAAACGGCGTGGAAATCATAAAAAAAGCCCTTGAATCTGCAGAAGGCGATAATATAGTTATCCAGTGTGTAGGTGCTCCTAGATACAGATTAATTGTCAAAGCTCCGGACTATATTCAAGCAGAAAAGAATCTTAAAGATGCAGCTGATCGTTGTATAGATTTAGTAGAAGCATCTGAAGGTGAAGGAACTTTCCATCGTGAATTAGAATGA
- a CDS encoding 30S ribosomal protein S27e — translation MAAFQNTKGNFLKVKCMDCGNQQVVFDRAASVVQCIICGKTLVKPKGGKSQITSQIVEVLD, via the coding sequence ATGGCGGCATTCCAAAATACAAAAGGTAACTTCCTAAAGGTAAAATGTATGGATTGTGGAAACCAGCAAGTGGTCTTTGATCGTGCTGCTTCCGTAGTACAGTGCATTATCTGTGGTAAAACCCTGGTAAAACCAAAGGGTGGAAAATCTCAGATTACCTCCCAAATAGTTGAAGTTTTAGATTAA
- a CDS encoding 50S ribosomal protein L44e — MKMPKERRTYCPSCKKHTVHEVFESKRRKASELKWGQRQFRRVTAGYRGYPRPLPSGNKPIKKLDLRLKCKECGKAHIQKKSFRNGKIEFVA; from the coding sequence ATGAAAATGCCTAAAGAAAGGAGAACTTACTGCCCGAGCTGTAAGAAACATACCGTTCACGAAGTATTCGAATCAAAAAGAAGGAAAGCTAGCGAGCTAAAATGGGGACAAAGACAGTTCCGAAGAGTTACTGCGGGTTACCGAGGTTACCCAAGGCCACTTCCATCAGGAAACAAACCCATAAAAAAACTGGACTTAAGACTTAAATGCAAAGAATGCGGTAAAGCCCACATTCAGAAAAAGTCCTTTAGAAACGGGAAAATAGAATTTGTAGCCTAG